In Gadus macrocephalus chromosome 4, ASM3116895v1, the following proteins share a genomic window:
- the atxn10 gene encoding ataxin-10 isoform X1 translates to MAAPTDSAMDISSFFSGLLNEKLCPNHLNVLKSFTSMLRRQEYREEVEKDVFCSLWSLLSRLREELEASGEGEEEGDELNLQLMAECFRAQRNACVQSPRNQALLSDLSFIDESLKVISVLQRLYLQCGGVALDPLRCGLQFLGNIAVGNQLCKDSLWTLSLPHLMLDLLSGKDEKVVSYASMVLHTCLDEEKVEELAKPDNIPLALRVMELCRTHPDLDWTVLIATQHFLKSSALVVSMYSGISHLERMTLLELLAAQLGEGGGGDSGIPGGVAAHLASSFQTGCRAVLALASGSADGDEEALTVISLLDVLCEMTSDLEQFMFLQDHAGLLQATVALLQEVHALGKASKNVFSSSQNFSSSGGGDPSSPSVSFKAHLIRLIGNLCHRHPFNQNQVRELDGIPLILDNCSIDSNNPFISQWAIFAIRNILEQNQENQALVAAMDRRGNADYSALSELGLDVEKRDGALLLKTTKKH, encoded by the exons ggaggaggtggagaaggatgTATTCTGCTCTCTCTGGAGCCTTCTGTCCCGTCTCAGAGAGGAGCTAGAGGCCTCTGGAgaaggcgaggaggagggggatgaacTGAACCTTCAGTTGATGGCTGAGTGCTTCAGGGCTCAGAGGAACGCATGCGTCCAGAGCCCCCGGAACCAGGCACTGCTCAG CGATCTGAGCTTCATCGATGAGTCGCTGAAGGTAATCAGTGTGCTGCAGCGTCTATATCTGCAGTGCGGGGGAGTTGCGCTGGACC ccCTGCGTTGTGGGCTCCAGTTCCTGGGGAACATTGCCGTTGGGAACCAGCTCTGTAAGGACAGCCTCTGGACGCTCAGCCTCCCACACCTGATGCT AGATCTGCTGAGTGGAAAGGATGAGAAGGTGGTGAGCTATGCCTCCATGGTGCTGCACACCTGTCTGGATGAAGAAAAGGTGGAGGAGTTGGCCAAGCCCGACAATATCCCTCTAGCCCTCCGTGTCATGGAGCTCTGCCGAACTCACCCCGACCTCGACTggac ggttCTGATCGCCACCCAACACTTCCTCAAGTCCTCAGCTTTGGTGGTCAGCATGTACTCTGGGATTTCTCACCTGGAGAG GATGACCCTGTTGGAGTTGCTGGCGGCCCAGCTGGGGGAAGGGGGTGGTGGGGACAGTGGGATCCCAGGGGGCGTGGCGGCCCACCTGGCCTCTTCTTTCCAGACAGGCTGCAGAGCTGTCCTGGCGCTTGCCTCAGGGTCTGCTGACGGAGACGAG GAGGCGCTGACAGTCATCAGCTTGCTGGATGTGCTGTGTgagatgacctctgacctcgagCAGTTCATGTTTCTGCAAGACCACGCCGGCCTGCTGCAGGCCACTGTTG ctCTCCTACAGGAGGTTCATGCTCTGGGTAAGGCCAGTAAGAACGTCTTCAGCTCCTCCCAGAACTTCTCCTCCTCTGGAGGAGGTgacccttcctccccttccgtCAGCTTCAAGGCCCATCTCATCCGACTCATTGGGAACCTCTGCCATCGTCACCCcttcaaccaaaaccag GTCAGAGAACTTGACGGCATCCCTCTGATATTGGACAACTGCAGCATAGACAGCAACAACCCCT TCATTAGCCAATGGGCCATCTTCGCCATCAGGAACATTCTGGAACAAAACCAAGAGAACCAGGCACTGGTGGCCGCCATGGATCGCCGTGGCAATGCTGACTACTCGGCACTCAGTGAGCTGGGCCTTGACGTAGAGAAGAGAGATGGAGCACTGCTGCtcaaaacaacaaagaaacactga
- the atxn10 gene encoding ataxin-10 isoform X3 has product MRPEPPEPGTAQNSTSCLFLFSDLSFIDESLKVISVLQRLYLQCGGVALDPLRCGLQFLGNIAVGNQLCKDSLWTLSLPHLMLDLLSGKDEKVVSYASMVLHTCLDEEKVEELAKPDNIPLALRVMELCRTHPDLDWTVLIATQHFLKSSALVVSMYSGISHLERMTLLELLAAQLGEGGGGDSGIPGGVAAHLASSFQTGCRAVLALASGSADGDEEALTVISLLDVLCEMTSDLEQFMFLQDHAGLLQATVALLQEVHALGKASKNVFSSSQNFSSSGGGDPSSPSVSFKAHLIRLIGNLCHRHPFNQNQVRELDGIPLILDNCSIDSNNPFISQWAIFAIRNILEQNQENQALVAAMDRRGNADYSALSELGLDVEKRDGALLLKTTKKH; this is encoded by the exons ATGCGTCCAGAGCCCCCGGAACCAGGCACTGCTCAG AATTCCACATCATGTCTGTTTTTGTTCAGCGATCTGAGCTTCATCGATGAGTCGCTGAAGGTAATCAGTGTGCTGCAGCGTCTATATCTGCAGTGCGGGGGAGTTGCGCTGGACC ccCTGCGTTGTGGGCTCCAGTTCCTGGGGAACATTGCCGTTGGGAACCAGCTCTGTAAGGACAGCCTCTGGACGCTCAGCCTCCCACACCTGATGCT AGATCTGCTGAGTGGAAAGGATGAGAAGGTGGTGAGCTATGCCTCCATGGTGCTGCACACCTGTCTGGATGAAGAAAAGGTGGAGGAGTTGGCCAAGCCCGACAATATCCCTCTAGCCCTCCGTGTCATGGAGCTCTGCCGAACTCACCCCGACCTCGACTggac ggttCTGATCGCCACCCAACACTTCCTCAAGTCCTCAGCTTTGGTGGTCAGCATGTACTCTGGGATTTCTCACCTGGAGAG GATGACCCTGTTGGAGTTGCTGGCGGCCCAGCTGGGGGAAGGGGGTGGTGGGGACAGTGGGATCCCAGGGGGCGTGGCGGCCCACCTGGCCTCTTCTTTCCAGACAGGCTGCAGAGCTGTCCTGGCGCTTGCCTCAGGGTCTGCTGACGGAGACGAG GAGGCGCTGACAGTCATCAGCTTGCTGGATGTGCTGTGTgagatgacctctgacctcgagCAGTTCATGTTTCTGCAAGACCACGCCGGCCTGCTGCAGGCCACTGTTG ctCTCCTACAGGAGGTTCATGCTCTGGGTAAGGCCAGTAAGAACGTCTTCAGCTCCTCCCAGAACTTCTCCTCCTCTGGAGGAGGTgacccttcctccccttccgtCAGCTTCAAGGCCCATCTCATCCGACTCATTGGGAACCTCTGCCATCGTCACCCcttcaaccaaaaccag GTCAGAGAACTTGACGGCATCCCTCTGATATTGGACAACTGCAGCATAGACAGCAACAACCCCT TCATTAGCCAATGGGCCATCTTCGCCATCAGGAACATTCTGGAACAAAACCAAGAGAACCAGGCACTGGTGGCCGCCATGGATCGCCGTGGCAATGCTGACTACTCGGCACTCAGTGAGCTGGGCCTTGACGTAGAGAAGAGAGATGGAGCACTGCTGCtcaaaacaacaaagaaacactga